The Thermotoga neapolitana DSM 4359 sequence CTCCCTGCCCTGATGAACGCCAGAACTTTTCTGAGAACCTTTTCGTCTTCTATATCTCCCCACATCCTGTAGTGCTTTGTCCCATCCTGTTCCAGTGCTCCTGCTGCAGAAAGCATTGCCACCATCCCAGGATACTGGGGATTTATGTTGGAAAAGAGAAGAAAAGGCCCCGGTGCAAATTTGCTAGCAAGTACTGTAAAATGTGGAAACGCCCATACCGCGTAGTTGAATATCGTCACCTCTGCTCCCTCTTCTGCCAGCCTTTTTGCCTCTTTTTTCGCTATCGATGGCTTCCACACGACTTCTTTTGCCCTGATGACCTCCACCTCTCCTGTCTCTTCCAGTGTCCTTGCTATTTTGTCTTCGAACCCTTTCACGATTTTCTCCAGCTCTTTGTGTACGTACTCTCTCCCGTCAGAAAAACTGATGAGTCCTACTTTGTACTTTTCCTTCATTCTTCCACCACCTCTAGAACAAGGGTTATGCTGTCTGTTTCGAGGAGTTTTCGTGGAACGATGATTTCCACACCTTCTTCTGTGTTGTGGAATTTCAACCTTTCGCCCGTCAGAAAATGTCTTACCGCCCCAGATAGAGTGATATCTCTGATCGCGACTTTTTCCCCATCTGGAATTCCAAGAAAGATGATGAAGTACCTGTTGTTCTTTCTGGTAAAGCGAATTTCCATGCCATCTTTTGTTTTCGCACAGCACTTCCTCCATACGGAAGAGCCGTATATCACATCACCGTACTTTTCAAGCCATTTTCCAAGACCAAGAAGCCTTTCCTTCTGAAGATCAGGAATGGTTCCGTCTCCCTTTGGACCTACGTTCAAAAGAAGGTTTCCACCTTTACTCACCACATCCACCAGTGTGTACACAAGTTGCTCAACAGAGAGCATGTGTTCTGGGCCCTCGTTCTGGTTGTAGCCAAAGGAAAGTCCTATTCCCCTTGTGAATTCCCATTTATAACCTGGCAGATCTTCTGGATAGTTCACATGGTACTCCGCTGTTTTGAAATCCCAGTGTGGAACACCCCACCTGTCGTTCACGGCACCTTCCGGATGCTTGTTGTAATAGTAAGCAAAGAGATATTTCAAATCTTCTTTGCCCTTCTCGGGCCAGCCCATATCGTTCCAGAGAATATCGGGCAGATACAAATCTATGAGCTCCATGACCTGTTTGTAGGTGTAGTCTGCATACTCATAGGTGTGGGGTCTTATGTAGGAGAAATCCTCCGGATACCTTATCGGCTCGGTCGTAAAGCGCCAGTCCAGACCACCCGAGTAATAGACACCAAATCTCAAACCGGTGTCTCTAACAGCTTTTGCAAGTTCCCTTATGAGATCTCTTCTCGGCCCTTTCTTCACAGCGTTGAAATCCGTGTACCTCGTCCCCCAAAGGCAGAAACCGTCATGATGCTTTGTGGTCGGAATGACGTACTTCGCACCCGCTTTCTTGAAAAGATCAGCCCATTCGTAAGGATTCCATCTCTCCGCCGTGAAGAGGTCTGTAAAGCGATCGTACTCAAAGTTTTCACCGTAGGTTTTCACGTGATATTCCCAGGTGGGACTTCCCTTGATTCTGAGTGAGTTCTCATACCATTCAGCGTACGGGTTCTGAAAAAACCACACATCCATCGACACCTTTCCAAGTTCCCCGGTGGGTGTTGCCCAACCTGGAACAGAATAAAGTCCCCAGTGGATGAAGATCCCAAACTTTGCCTCATCGAACCATTTTGGAAGAGCATGCTCTTTCAGTGATTCCCATGTGGGGTTGTAGCGGGGTTTCATTGCTCATCACCTCTTTGCTATAGATCGTAGCTCTGAACAACCTCCTCATATTTCAATCCATCGTGTATGATGGATTTCAAAACCGTCAGAACTTCCTCCATGTTTTCTCTTTGCCACACGTTTCTTCCGAACATAATTCCTTTTGCGCCTGACTCTATCGATTCCTGGACTGTCTTTAAAATCTGTTTCAAGTCGTCTGACTTCGGCCCTCCCAGCACAAAGACAGGAACATGAAGCCTATGAATTATCCGAGAAAGACGGTCTTCTCCCAAGAACTGAATCTTCAGAATGTCCGCTCCTATCTCTACAGCTATTCTCGCAGCAGATTCTATGAGATCAGGCTCATTTCTTTCTGAAGAATTCTCTTCCCACAGGACCGGCTCGACTACTAGCGGCATATCCCAGCGTTCGCATTCTTCGACTGTTTCAGCAATTACCCGAACAACCTCAGCCTGTGCACTTTTTTCCAATCCCCAGGGGAAGAGAATCTTCACGGCGTCCACTGCCATCTTCACCGCCTGCTCTACAGAGTGTATCAACCTATGGGTGAATACTTTTTCGAATCTCCCTGGAATGGTTGAACCCACTGGGAAATCTATTGTAAGAATTCTGGCAGGGGCATTTTTCCCTTCGAACAGGTGTTCCGTCAGCTTTGCTATACCAGGGCTCAACAGAACTCCGTCCACGCCACAGGATATCGCTCTCTCTAAAGTCTTCACAGGATCTTCTAGTCCCTCTACGTTTCCAAATATTAAACCGTGATCTAGAGCAATAATAAGAGATCTTCCAGATTTCGGATTTAAAAGTTTTGAGAACCTCACTGCTTTCCCACCATACATCTGATTCACTCCTTATTTTAGAACCCGTAAATTCTGTTTCTGAGTTTTAGATACTCGAGGTATTTTTTCTGGAAATACTCACCTTCGTCTGGCTGGAAATACTCGTACTCAAAATTCTGTGAAGCTTCTTTGAAAAACTCTTCCCAATTCTTTTGGCCAATCTTTGCAATTTTGGCTATCATGGCAGCACCAAGGGCAACACTCTCGTGGACAGAAAGGACCTTTACAACTTTGCCAAAGACATTTGCTTTTACCTCCAACCACTCCCTTAGTTGACTGCCACCGCCTGTTGCCACAATCTCGTAGTCTTTCAATCCCAGTTTCTCGAATCCATTCAGACAGCTTCTCATTTCAAAAGCGGTTGATTCAAGAACAGTTGAGATGATAACATCCCGATCATCCGTGTCTTTCAGATTGAAGAATGCACCGCCGATTTCTTCCCTGTCGAACGTGCCACGAAGATAGGGGAAGAAGAAGACCGCGTTCTTTTGATATTTAAATGTCCTGAAAACAGAGTAATCCTCCTTAAGAATTTTGTTGAGAAGCCAGTCGATACAAAATCCACCCGTGGGAAGCCCTGTGAGAAGATAGTATTTACCAGGGATACAGTGAAAACCAGCCTGAAATATACTCGGAGCCTTTTTCAAGTACTTCTTTAGGGTTTCTTTGCTAACTGTCCAAAGTGCAGCCTCTGTCGTACCGGAGGAATCTAGTAACTTGGTTTCATCGTGAACACCGGCAGCATAGGAAGCGGTTATATGATCCTGCCCAGCTGTGGTCACAACTGTGTCCTTTGGAAGACCAGTCTCTTCAGAAATCTCTTTTCTTATTATTCCTCGAGAAGCACCGCTATCAACAACCTCCGGAAGATGCTCTTTCGGAATACCAGATGCCTCCACCAGTTCTTCATCCCACTTCCCGGTGAGTATATTCATCAAAAGTGTTCTTGAAGAGAGCACCCTATCCATCGCAATGTTTCCTGTCAACAAAAAGGCTATCAAACTTGCTACATCAAGCCATTTGTAAACTTCTTTGGCCAGTTCTTTGTTGTTCTTGTAAAACCTCTTCATTTTGAACACCGAGTATATCCACGAAGGCCACAATCCCGTTTTTTTGAATATCACATCCGATGGAACTTTTTTTAGAAACTCCCTGTATTCTTCCAGCACGTTCTTGTTGTACCACATCATCCCGTCCTGGAGTACTTCTCCATCCTGCGAAATTGGAAACACCGTCTCTCCGAGTGAAGAGATGCCGATAGCTTTTATCTTATCTTTTGTGCTCTCTGGAATTGATTTGAGAGAACTCAGAATCTCCACAAAAAGCTTTTTTGATGACAAAAGATCCCCCTCTTTGCTGGAAATCACTGGTGTTTTGAATTTTTTCAAAAACACAACTTTGAAATCATCATCGAACACCAGAACTTTTGTGTTGGTTGTCCCAACGTCTATTCCACAGTACACAAATGATCCCCCACTTTTTAGGGAGCAAAAATTCCTTTCATCAACGCTTTTTTATGAGACGACAGATACTCTCTTACTCCGTTGAGATCCAACCGGTCGGTGACGAGTTTCTCAAAAAGAAACTCCCCTGATTCTATGATCTTCACTGCTTCCTTCATGGTGAACGGATTGAGATAAGAACCGAGTATCTTCATCTCCTTCCGATAGATCTCAAAGGGTGAGATGTCGATGGTTCTGTTCTTTGCTATAACACTGAACTGAAGGAGAGTTCCACCTTTTCCAACGTGATCGAAACACACTTTGAATCCCTCTGCTGTTCCAGAACACTCAACGGCAAGGTCGTATTCACCTTTCGGTTCATCCACCCTCAACTCAAACGTTTGAGTGACGAATTCTGCACGCTTTTCGTCCTTTTCTGAAAGAACAATCTCTGCACCTGGAAAGATCTTCTTGAACACCAAACCAAAGATCACACCTATACTGCCTGCCCCCACTATGAGGATCCTGTCGAAAAACCCGTGCTTTACCATCTTCACTCCTTCGAGAACACACGAGAGTGGTTCTGCAAACACCGCTCTCTCCACCGGTACATTTTTCAAGGGATAAACCTGTGAATTTTCCACAAGAACGTACTCCGCAAAACCACCCGGCTCTGTCACCCCTGTCGCCTGAAGATTTTCACAGAACTGGGGCATTCCTTTTCTACAGAAACTGCACTCTCCACAGGATCTGTTGGGATCTATCACGACCATCTGACCCTTTTCAAAAGCATCGGACTTTTCGACAACACCTGCGATTTCATGCCCTGGAACAACCGGATAGTTCGCGTTCGTTTCTCCTGAGAAGATCTTGTAATCAGTCCCACAGATGCCACAGGCAAGGACTTTCACAAGTGTCTGTCCTTTTCCAGGAACGGGCGTTTCCAGATCCACAACTTCTGAATCACCAGGACTTTCTATGAGAAGTGCTTTCATAACTTCCCCTCCTCACCAGATGGTATACCCTCCATCTATCACAAGATCGTGACCGGTCATATAATCAGAGGCAGGACTTGCAAGAAAGATGACAGCACCTATCAGATCATCCACCTCCCCCAGCCTTCCAAGTGGAATCATATCGAGCCAAAGGGGAACAAGATCTTTCACCTCTGGAGACTCTATGAGAGGAGTTCTGATGTAGCCAGGGCTTATGCTGTTCACCCTTATACCGTACGGTGCCCACTCGGCGGCAAGTGATCTGGTGAGGTGTATCACGCCCGCTTTTGATGCGTTGTAGGCTGTCTGTTTTTGTGGCCTGTTCACTATATGACCCGACATCGAAGCGATGTTTATGATCTTTCCGTATTTTCTCTCCTTCATTGCGTGGAACTCTGCTTTTGCAGAAAGA is a genomic window containing:
- a CDS encoding alpha-L-fucosidase — its product is MKPRYNPTWESLKEHALPKWFDEAKFGIFIHWGLYSVPGWATPTGELGKVSMDVWFFQNPYAEWYENSLRIKGSPTWEYHVKTYGENFEYDRFTDLFTAERWNPYEWADLFKKAGAKYVIPTTKHHDGFCLWGTRYTDFNAVKKGPRRDLIRELAKAVRDTGLRFGVYYSGGLDWRFTTEPIRYPEDFSYIRPHTYEYADYTYKQVMELIDLYLPDILWNDMGWPEKGKEDLKYLFAYYYNKHPEGAVNDRWGVPHWDFKTAEYHVNYPEDLPGYKWEFTRGIGLSFGYNQNEGPEHMLSVEQLVYTLVDVVSKGGNLLLNVGPKGDGTIPDLQKERLLGLGKWLEKYGDVIYGSSVWRKCCAKTKDGMEIRFTRKNNRYFIIFLGIPDGEKVAIRDITLSGAVRHFLTGERLKFHNTEEGVEIIVPRKLLETDSITLVLEVVEE
- a CDS encoding class I fructose-bisphosphate aldolase — its product is MYGGKAVRFSKLLNPKSGRSLIIALDHGLIFGNVEGLEDPVKTLERAISCGVDGVLLSPGIAKLTEHLFEGKNAPARILTIDFPVGSTIPGRFEKVFTHRLIHSVEQAVKMAVDAVKILFPWGLEKSAQAEVVRVIAETVEECERWDMPLVVEPVLWEENSSERNEPDLIESAARIAVEIGADILKIQFLGEDRLSRIIHRLHVPVFVLGGPKSDDLKQILKTVQESIESGAKGIMFGRNVWQRENMEEVLTVLKSIIHDGLKYEEVVQSYDL
- a CDS encoding FGGY-family carbohydrate kinase → MYCGIDVGTTNTKVLVFDDDFKVVFLKKFKTPVISSKEGDLLSSKKLFVEILSSLKSIPESTKDKIKAIGISSLGETVFPISQDGEVLQDGMMWYNKNVLEEYREFLKKVPSDVIFKKTGLWPSWIYSVFKMKRFYKNNKELAKEVYKWLDVASLIAFLLTGNIAMDRVLSSRTLLMNILTGKWDEELVEASGIPKEHLPEVVDSGASRGIIRKEISEETGLPKDTVVTTAGQDHITASYAAGVHDETKLLDSSGTTEAALWTVSKETLKKYLKKAPSIFQAGFHCIPGKYYLLTGLPTGGFCIDWLLNKILKEDYSVFRTFKYQKNAVFFFPYLRGTFDREEIGGAFFNLKDTDDRDVIISTVLESTAFEMRSCLNGFEKLGLKDYEIVATGGGSQLREWLEVKANVFGKVVKVLSVHESVALGAAMIAKIAKIGQKNWEEFFKEASQNFEYEYFQPDEGEYFQKKYLEYLKLRNRIYGF
- a CDS encoding mannitol dehydrogenase — protein: MKALLIESPGDSEVVDLETPVPGKGQTLVKVLACGICGTDYKIFSGETNANYPVVPGHEIAGVVEKSDAFEKGQMVVIDPNRSCGECSFCRKGMPQFCENLQATGVTEPGGFAEYVLVENSQVYPLKNVPVERAVFAEPLSCVLEGVKMVKHGFFDRILIVGAGSIGVIFGLVFKKIFPGAEIVLSEKDEKRAEFVTQTFELRVDEPKGEYDLAVECSGTAEGFKVCFDHVGKGGTLLQFSVIAKNRTIDISPFEIYRKEMKILGSYLNPFTMKEAVKIIESGEFLFEKLVTDRLDLNGVREYLSSHKKALMKGIFAP
- a CDS encoding SDR family NAD(P)-dependent oxidoreductase, yielding MQILERLFSLEGRTALVTGGGQGIGKAIAHALAEAGASVLIMDINEETARKTVEEIREKGKEADFYVGDVTKESDCFHAVKKVLDNWGKLDIGVNNAGIGDWCEAENYPVERWKKVIDVNMVGVFLSAKAEFHAMKERKYGKIINIASMSGHIVNRPQKQTAYNASKAGVIHLTRSLAAEWAPYGIRVNSISPGYIRTPLIESPEVKDLVPLWLDMIPLGRLGEVDDLIGAVIFLASPASDYMTGHDLVIDGGYTIW